In a single window of the Terriglobus roseus genome:
- the rfbA gene encoding glucose-1-phosphate thymidylyltransferase RfbA yields the protein MKGIILAGGSGTRLHPVTQAVSKQLLPVYDKPMIYYPLSTLMLAGIREILVISTPSDTPRFQQLLGDGSQWGLKLQYAVQASPDGLAQAFLIGREFLAGDSVCLVLGDNIFYGHDLAKSLRNAAERTERDGGGHVFAYAVTDPERYGVVEFDKDHRAISLEEKPAEPKSRYAVTGIYFYGTDVVPCAEGIQKSPRGEYEITDVNRWYLEAGRLHVEVMGRGVAWLDTGTHDSLLDASMFISTIERRQGLKVSCPEEIAYRLKWIDAAQLEVAANRYGKSTYGEYLRRLVRDTIQWEAS from the coding sequence ATGAAAGGCATCATTCTTGCCGGAGGTTCTGGCACACGGCTGCACCCGGTGACGCAAGCCGTCAGCAAACAACTGCTGCCCGTATACGACAAGCCGATGATCTACTACCCGCTGTCGACGCTGATGCTCGCGGGGATCCGCGAGATCCTGGTGATCTCGACGCCCAGCGATACGCCGCGCTTTCAGCAGTTGCTTGGAGATGGCTCGCAGTGGGGTTTGAAGCTGCAGTATGCGGTGCAGGCGTCGCCCGACGGCCTGGCCCAGGCATTCCTGATTGGCCGCGAATTTCTGGCGGGCGATAGTGTGTGCCTTGTGCTTGGCGACAACATCTTCTACGGCCACGATCTCGCAAAGTCGCTGCGCAATGCTGCGGAACGGACCGAACGCGATGGCGGCGGACATGTCTTCGCTTACGCAGTCACCGATCCCGAGCGTTACGGCGTCGTTGAATTCGATAAGGATCACCGCGCCATCTCCCTCGAGGAAAAGCCGGCGGAACCCAAGTCGCGTTACGCGGTAACGGGTATCTATTTTTACGGGACGGACGTGGTCCCGTGCGCGGAAGGTATCCAGAAGTCGCCGCGTGGCGAATACGAGATTACTGATGTGAATCGCTGGTACCTGGAAGCGGGCCGACTCCACGTGGAAGTGATGGGCCGTGGCGTAGCCTGGCTCGATACCGGCACGCATGATTCGCTTCTGGATGCGTCGATGTTTATCAGTACCATCGAGCGCCGGCAGGGTCTTAAGGTCTCTTGTCCGGAGGAGATCGCTTACCGCTTGAAGTGGATCGACGCTGCACAACTGGAAGTAGCGGCGAATCGGTATGGCAAGAGCACCTATGGCGAATATCTTCGCCGCCTGGTGCGCGACACGATCCAGTGGGAAGCTTCGTAA
- the rfbB gene encoding dTDP-glucose 4,6-dehydratase yields the protein MDSPLLVTGGAGFIGSNFVLRHLRDAGASGVVTLDALTYAGNPHNLDSLLGDARHTLVHGDILDRDLVASLLEKHRPRAIVHFAAESHVDRSILGPGAFLKTNIDGTFVLLECAREYFATLSGAERENFRFLHVSTDEVYGTLTPDAPAFHEDTPFAPNSPYAASKAASDHLVRAWTHTYGLPTLITNCSNNYGPYQFPEKLIPLVINNALAGKPLPVYGDGMQVRDWLFVEDHCSAIETVLANGRLGETYNVGGNNQQTNISVVKTICALLDEFKPKATSYTDQITYVTDRPGHDRRYAIDARKIQRELNWFPAQDFVNGLRLTVRWYLDNQPWVENVTSGAYREWMDTNYSARTEEASA from the coding sequence TTGGATTCCCCCCTTCTTGTCACCGGCGGCGCCGGCTTTATCGGCTCGAACTTTGTGCTGCGGCACTTGCGGGATGCTGGCGCTTCCGGCGTCGTTACGCTGGATGCGCTGACCTATGCCGGTAATCCGCACAACCTTGACTCGCTGCTTGGCGATGCACGGCACACGTTGGTGCATGGCGACATCCTCGATCGCGACCTGGTCGCTTCTCTGCTGGAGAAACATCGGCCTCGCGCCATCGTCCATTTCGCTGCGGAGAGTCATGTGGACCGCTCGATCCTTGGCCCAGGCGCGTTTCTGAAGACCAATATCGATGGCACGTTCGTGTTGCTGGAGTGTGCGCGTGAGTACTTTGCGACGCTGTCCGGCGCAGAGCGGGAGAACTTCCGCTTCCTGCATGTTTCGACTGATGAGGTCTACGGCACGCTGACGCCCGATGCGCCGGCCTTCCATGAGGACACGCCCTTCGCTCCCAATAGTCCGTACGCTGCCAGTAAGGCAGCCAGCGACCACCTGGTGCGCGCGTGGACACATACATATGGCCTGCCGACACTGATCACGAATTGCTCGAACAACTACGGGCCCTACCAGTTTCCGGAGAAGCTGATCCCGCTGGTCATCAACAATGCGCTCGCGGGCAAGCCTCTGCCTGTCTATGGCGATGGCATGCAGGTGCGCGACTGGCTCTTTGTGGAAGACCACTGTTCGGCTATTGAAACGGTATTGGCGAATGGCCGTCTGGGTGAGACCTACAACGTGGGCGGCAACAATCAGCAGACCAACATCAGCGTCGTGAAGACGATCTGCGCTCTGCTGGATGAGTTCAAGCCAAAGGCCACGTCCTACACCGACCAGATCACCTATGTGACCGATCGTCCCGGCCACGACCGCCGCTACGCCATCGATGCGCGTAAGATTCAACGCGAGTTGAACTGGTTCCCCGCGCAGGACTTCGTCAACGGCCTGCGACTCACCGTCCGGTGGTACCTCGACAACCAGCCGTGGGTTGAGAACGTTACCAGCGGTGCCTATCGCGAGTGGATGGACACGAACTACAGCGCACGCACCGAGGAGGCATCGGCATGA